A stretch of Halostagnicola kamekurae DNA encodes these proteins:
- a CDS encoding DUF5799 family protein: MSDNAWTDRIVGERMSLDQEFSSRVQNSRFSSQEWNLIMTATEFEIERPETPDDARIVADTENVESILPELENVRSQMGAMGAGGQGGADGSSGGGVVDSIKSALGVGGGSSGGSYDAEREAAETLTQEYADQLQSRLESNNRWQSVCEAAAEN; the protein is encoded by the coding sequence ATGAGCGACAACGCGTGGACCGACCGAATCGTCGGCGAACGGATGTCCCTCGATCAGGAGTTCTCCAGTCGAGTCCAGAACTCTCGGTTCTCGAGCCAGGAGTGGAACCTGATCATGACCGCGACCGAGTTCGAGATCGAACGGCCCGAGACACCCGACGACGCCCGGATCGTCGCCGACACGGAAAACGTCGAGAGCATCCTCCCCGAACTCGAGAACGTCCGCTCGCAGATGGGCGCGATGGGCGCCGGCGGACAGGGCGGCGCTGACGGCTCGAGCGGCGGCGGCGTGGTCGATTCGATCAAGAGCGCACTCGGCGTGGGCGGCGGATCGTCGGGCGGGTCCTACGACGCGGAACGCGAGGCCGCGGAGACGCTCACCCAGGAGTACGCCGACCAGTTACAGTCTCGCCTCGAGTCGAACAACCGCTGGCAGTCCGTCTGCGAAGCCGCGGCCGAAAACTGA
- a CDS encoding DUF7545 family protein — protein MTDEVETITFSIDADGEETETVTVPTGLLDLVAEGDQTPTETIGDVALLSFASRAHHVVHHGEGTDEELEAQESRVMDLFEERFGVTFGEATGHQH, from the coding sequence ATGACAGACGAAGTTGAGACGATAACCTTCTCGATAGACGCGGACGGCGAGGAAACGGAGACCGTGACGGTGCCGACGGGACTCCTCGACCTCGTCGCCGAAGGCGACCAGACCCCGACCGAAACCATCGGCGACGTCGCGCTGCTCTCGTTCGCGAGTCGCGCCCACCACGTCGTCCACCACGGCGAGGGGACGGACGAGGAACTCGAGGCCCAGGAGTCCCGCGTGATGGATCTCTTCGAGGAGCGGTTCGGCGTCACGTTCGGCGAAGCGACCGGCCACCAGCACTGA
- a CDS encoding sugar phosphate nucleotidyltransferase yields the protein MKAVVLAGGYATRMWPITKHRPKMFLPIGDSTVIDRIFRSLEDDDRIDEVYVSTNERFAPDFETHLAESEFEKPRLSIEDTSEEADKFGVVGALAQLVEREGVDDDLLVIAGDNLISFEIPEFLDYFERRETPTLAAYDVGSREKASSYGLVELEGDRVVDFQEKPDDPKSTLVSIACYAFPRDSLSLLGTYLEDGNNPDEPGWFVQWLQNREPTHAFTFEDAWFDIGTPESYLDAVAWHLDGESMVAETATLENVSVGDNVHVMDGANLEDSELDHAVIFPDATVRNGDIRRSIIDEGTHLENLDLAGALIGAHTTITNHVGE from the coding sequence ATGAAGGCCGTCGTTTTGGCAGGTGGGTACGCGACCCGGATGTGGCCGATCACGAAACATCGACCCAAGATGTTTCTCCCCATCGGCGACTCGACCGTCATCGATCGGATCTTCCGATCGCTCGAGGACGACGATCGGATCGACGAGGTGTACGTGAGCACGAACGAGCGATTCGCGCCGGACTTCGAGACGCATCTCGCCGAATCCGAGTTCGAAAAGCCGCGACTCTCGATCGAGGACACCAGCGAGGAAGCCGACAAGTTCGGTGTCGTCGGCGCGCTCGCCCAACTCGTCGAGCGCGAAGGGGTCGACGACGATCTGCTGGTGATCGCCGGCGACAACCTCATCAGCTTCGAAATTCCGGAGTTTCTCGATTACTTCGAACGGCGCGAGACGCCGACGCTCGCCGCCTACGATGTCGGCTCCCGCGAGAAGGCGTCCTCGTACGGACTCGTCGAACTCGAGGGGGACCGCGTCGTCGACTTTCAGGAAAAGCCCGACGATCCCAAGAGCACCCTCGTTTCGATTGCCTGTTACGCGTTCCCACGCGATTCTCTCTCCCTGCTCGGGACCTACCTCGAGGACGGGAACAACCCGGACGAACCCGGCTGGTTCGTCCAGTGGCTGCAGAACCGAGAGCCGACCCACGCCTTTACGTTCGAAGACGCGTGGTTCGACATCGGCACGCCGGAAAGTTACCTCGACGCCGTCGCCTGGCATCTCGACGGCGAGTCGATGGTCGCCGAGACGGCGACCCTCGAGAACGTCTCGGTCGGCGACAACGTCCACGTGATGGACGGTGCGAACCTCGAGGACTCCGAGCTCGATCACGCGGTCATCTTCCCCGACGCGACGGTTCGAAACGGCGATATTCGGCGCTCGATCATCGACGAGGGAACCCACCTCGAAAACCTCGACCTGGCGGGCGCGCTCATCGGCGCACACACGACGATCACGAACCACGTCGGCGAGTGA
- a CDS encoding HalOD1 output domain-containing protein — METTLTGTLETRSDSEPLSVKVVREVAQKEGVDPTELDAPLYDVINPEALDELFEPRRNGEPRFGAVTFTYHGYDIVVEHGDDDGGLTITLEDSGASPGSANGSPDRSGGDSAPNASHYCLDCDWKLDDEGYSTSERSGLAISHHVETGHTVEAADSDERSASSDAVEGTASPVDALEDAEDEPAVAVSDDSVVTN; from the coding sequence ATGGAAACAACACTCACCGGCACACTCGAGACGCGGTCCGACTCGGAGCCGCTCAGTGTCAAAGTGGTTCGAGAGGTTGCTCAAAAGGAAGGAGTCGATCCAACGGAACTCGACGCCCCGCTGTACGACGTCATCAACCCCGAAGCGCTCGACGAACTCTTCGAGCCGAGGCGGAACGGCGAACCGCGCTTCGGTGCCGTCACGTTCACCTACCACGGTTACGATATCGTCGTCGAACACGGCGACGACGACGGCGGTCTGACGATCACGCTCGAGGACTCCGGCGCGTCGCCGGGCTCTGCGAACGGGAGCCCCGATCGATCGGGCGGCGATTCGGCGCCGAACGCGAGCCACTACTGTCTGGACTGCGACTGGAAGCTCGACGACGAGGGGTATTCGACGAGCGAGCGGTCGGGGCTCGCCATCTCCCACCACGTCGAGACGGGACACACGGTCGAGGCGGCCGATTCCGACGAGCGAAGCGCCTCGAGCGATGCAGTCGAGGGGACTGCGAGTCCGGTCGACGCACTCGAGGACGCCGAAGACGAGCCCGCGGTGGCCGTGTCCGACGATTCGGTCGTCACGAACTGA
- a CDS encoding tRNA uridine(34) 5-carboxymethylaminomethyl modification radical SAM/GNAT enzyme Elp3, producing MSTDTPDPTETEAFERVCETLVERIINGEVERDEVEKAKLEACSEHSAPKVPKNSELLDYAPQEYREDLESVLQRKPVRTASGVSPVAIMTSPERCPHGKCLYCPGGPDSEFSSSQSYTGEEPAAARGVQNDYDPYGQVTLRLEQLREIGHPIDKVELILMGGTMTARSHDYQEWFVKRALEAMNDYDVDKEPEPAQGVSFAEDPEEYEWKYLEDVIAENETGDVRNIGTTFETKPDWCDPEQIDRMLDLGGTKVEVGVQTTYERINREMHRGHGVQASIEANQRLRDAAFKVGFHMMPGQPGMSREMCLEDFRRIFEQEQWKPDYLKIYPTLIVRGTATYDWWHKGEYDPLDNEEAAELVAEIKDMIPRYTRLQRVQRDIPADYIDAGVWKSNLRQLARKRMDEHGWECDCIRCREAGMNEAEPDRVELDVMTYEASGGTEHFISFEDFDQDLLIGFCRLRFPNEPVRDELKNAALVRELHVYGSEVTMGEDGETDQHQHRGYGRKLMNRAESLAADAGYDKVSVISGIGAREYYRNKLGYHQDGPYVSKRL from the coding sequence GTGAGTACCGACACGCCCGACCCGACCGAAACCGAAGCGTTCGAGCGGGTCTGTGAAACGCTCGTCGAGCGGATCATCAACGGCGAGGTCGAGCGCGATGAGGTCGAGAAGGCCAAACTCGAGGCCTGCTCGGAGCACTCGGCACCGAAAGTGCCCAAAAACTCCGAACTGCTGGATTACGCCCCCCAGGAGTACCGCGAGGATTTAGAATCCGTCCTCCAGCGCAAACCGGTTCGAACCGCCTCCGGCGTCTCGCCGGTGGCGATCATGACCTCGCCCGAGCGGTGCCCGCACGGGAAGTGTCTATACTGTCCCGGCGGCCCGGACTCGGAGTTCTCGAGTTCCCAGAGCTACACGGGTGAAGAGCCGGCAGCCGCTCGCGGCGTGCAAAACGACTACGACCCCTACGGGCAGGTGACCCTCCGACTCGAGCAGTTACGCGAGATCGGTCATCCGATCGACAAGGTCGAACTGATCCTCATGGGCGGGACGATGACTGCCCGAAGTCACGACTACCAAGAGTGGTTCGTCAAGCGAGCGCTCGAGGCGATGAACGACTACGACGTGGACAAAGAACCCGAACCCGCCCAGGGCGTGAGCTTTGCAGAAGATCCCGAGGAGTACGAGTGGAAGTATCTCGAGGACGTCATCGCGGAGAACGAGACGGGCGACGTCCGGAACATCGGGACGACCTTCGAGACGAAACCCGACTGGTGCGATCCCGAGCAGATCGACCGAATGTTGGACCTCGGCGGCACGAAAGTCGAGGTCGGCGTCCAGACGACCTACGAGCGGATCAACCGCGAGATGCACCGCGGCCACGGCGTTCAGGCGTCGATCGAGGCGAACCAGCGCCTGCGAGACGCGGCCTTCAAGGTCGGTTTCCACATGATGCCGGGTCAGCCGGGCATGAGCAGGGAGATGTGTCTCGAGGACTTCCGGCGCATCTTCGAACAGGAGCAGTGGAAGCCGGATTACCTGAAGATCTATCCGACGCTGATCGTCCGCGGGACGGCGACTTACGACTGGTGGCACAAAGGCGAGTACGACCCCTTAGACAACGAGGAAGCCGCGGAACTCGTCGCCGAAATCAAGGACATGATCCCGCGATATACGCGACTCCAGCGGGTCCAGCGCGACATTCCGGCGGACTACATCGACGCCGGCGTCTGGAAGTCGAATCTCAGACAGCTCGCACGCAAGCGCATGGACGAACACGGCTGGGAGTGTGACTGTATCCGCTGTCGCGAGGCCGGGATGAACGAGGCGGAACCCGACCGCGTCGAACTCGACGTGATGACTTACGAAGCGAGCGGCGGGACCGAACACTTCATCAGCTTCGAGGACTTCGATCAGGACCTGCTGATCGGCTTCTGCCGGCTTCGATTCCCGAACGAACCCGTGCGGGACGAACTCAAGAACGCGGCGCTGGTCCGGGAACTGCACGTCTACGGCTCGGAGGTAACGATGGGCGAGGACGGCGAGACGGACCAGCACCAACATCGGGGCTACGGCCGCAAGCTGATGAACCGGGCCGAATCGCTGGCCGCGGACGCCGGCTACGACAAAGTGAGCGTCATCTCCGGGATCGGCGCTCGAGAGTACTACCGGAACAAGCTCGGCTACCATCAGGACGGGCCGTACGTGAGCAAACGGCTCTAA
- a CDS encoding DUF7344 domain-containing protein — MTTPAHPSSDYAELALAALEWLESRDELPETVDETLAVLADQRRRLLLEVMDEYGESITLPDAAEEVAKREAGRPVAALSAEEVANVYISLYHDHLPRLVGADLVEYNQDRDLVSPGPLRNVE; from the coding sequence ATGACTACGCCTGCTCACCCGTCGTCCGATTACGCCGAGTTAGCACTGGCAGCGCTCGAGTGGCTCGAGTCCCGGGACGAACTACCGGAGACGGTCGACGAGACGCTCGCGGTGCTCGCCGATCAGCGACGCCGACTCCTGCTCGAGGTGATGGACGAGTACGGCGAGTCCATCACGCTCCCGGACGCCGCAGAGGAGGTCGCAAAGCGGGAGGCGGGCCGGCCGGTCGCGGCGCTCTCGGCCGAGGAGGTTGCCAACGTCTACATCTCGCTGTATCACGACCACCTCCCGCGACTCGTCGGCGCGGACTTAGTCGAGTACAATCAGGATCGAGATCTCGTCTCGCCGGGCCCGCTTCGAAACGTCGAGTAA
- a CDS encoding Lrp/AsnC family transcriptional regulator translates to MCADLDDVDRAILYALQQDARNNSNADISDQVGVSPSTVGKRITSLEERGIIQGYSPEIDYEKAGLLLEVLFICTAQIAEREALVEAAHEIDGVVNVREIMTGTKNVHIHVVGASNDDITQIAARLDELGYEITDEILLRNERDSPASVFLESSGEEHSIEHER, encoded by the coding sequence ATGTGCGCGGACCTCGACGACGTCGATCGAGCGATTCTGTACGCTCTCCAGCAGGACGCGCGAAACAATTCCAACGCCGATATCAGCGACCAGGTCGGCGTCTCTCCGAGTACGGTCGGAAAACGGATCACGAGTCTCGAGGAGCGAGGGATCATCCAGGGGTACAGCCCGGAAATCGACTACGAGAAAGCCGGCCTCCTCCTCGAGGTGCTGTTCATCTGTACGGCACAGATCGCCGAACGCGAGGCGCTCGTCGAGGCGGCCCACGAGATCGACGGCGTCGTCAACGTCCGCGAGATCATGACCGGAACGAAGAACGTCCACATCCACGTCGTGGGTGCGTCTAACGACGACATCACGCAGATCGCGGCGAGGCTCGACGAACTCGGATACGAGATCACTGACGAGATTCTGCTGCGGAACGAACGCGACTCGCCGGCCTCGGTCTTTCTCGAGTCGTCCGGCGAGGAGCACAGTATCGAACACGAAAGATAA
- a CDS encoding CobW family GTP-binding protein, with protein MQQESIPVTVLSGTLGAGKTTLLNHLLRNAGERDLAVVVNDMGAVNVDAERVAADSGLEVGGGVAELSNGCICCELRDDLESAVVRLAQNREFDRLIVEPSGISEPDSVARLFTTASRVAARYEIDGLVTVLDTRRFLDAFEGESTPERRGPDSEADGDDAVRPLSDLFIEQIEAASTVLLNKTDLCDRAELERAERLVNALQPAADRIRTEFSAVDPDRLFGGDRFDPADFGERAGWRRALADEDRSEHDHDAANHGNGEIDHDHHHPDDVYGVESFVFRERRPFHPGRFREFLRSLPSNVVRSKGTAWIAGHDVKVDISQAGPSIRSSVSGPWIASLSEVDRELYRSNRPDLEWDDEHGDRRTELVFIGTDIESSSLRADLESALATDKELERATGLENPFPNDSDDEYVLREP; from the coding sequence ATGCAACAGGAATCGATCCCCGTCACGGTCCTGTCGGGAACTCTCGGGGCCGGAAAAACGACGCTGCTCAACCACCTCCTTCGCAACGCCGGCGAGAGGGACCTCGCCGTGGTGGTAAACGACATGGGGGCGGTCAACGTCGACGCCGAACGCGTCGCGGCGGACTCGGGGCTCGAGGTCGGCGGGGGCGTCGCCGAGCTATCGAACGGCTGTATCTGCTGTGAGCTTCGAGACGACCTCGAGTCCGCGGTCGTCAGACTGGCTCAAAACCGGGAGTTCGACCGACTGATCGTCGAACCCTCGGGCATCTCCGAGCCCGATTCGGTCGCGCGACTCTTCACGACGGCCTCGCGCGTCGCGGCCCGCTACGAGATCGACGGGCTGGTGACCGTCCTCGACACGCGGCGATTTCTCGACGCGTTCGAGGGCGAATCGACGCCCGAGCGCCGCGGACCCGATTCCGAGGCGGACGGAGACGACGCGGTTCGCCCGCTCTCCGATCTCTTCATCGAACAGATCGAAGCCGCCTCGACGGTGCTTCTCAACAAAACGGACCTGTGCGATCGAGCCGAACTCGAGCGCGCGGAGCGACTCGTGAACGCGCTCCAACCGGCGGCGGACCGGATCCGAACCGAGTTCAGTGCGGTCGATCCGGACCGACTCTTCGGCGGTGATCGGTTCGATCCCGCCGACTTCGGCGAGCGGGCCGGCTGGCGGCGCGCGCTCGCCGACGAGGATCGCAGCGAACACGATCACGACGCTGCCAACCACGGCAACGGTGAAATCGACCACGATCATCACCACCCGGACGACGTCTACGGCGTCGAGTCGTTCGTCTTCCGCGAGCGACGGCCGTTCCACCCCGGACGGTTTCGCGAGTTCCTTCGGTCGTTGCCGTCGAACGTCGTCCGATCGAAGGGGACCGCGTGGATCGCGGGCCACGACGTGAAAGTCGACATCAGTCAGGCGGGACCCTCGATTCGCTCGAGCGTCAGCGGGCCGTGGATCGCCTCCCTCTCCGAGGTCGACCGGGAACTGTACCGTTCGAACCGTCCGGACCTCGAGTGGGACGACGAGCACGGCGATCGGCGGACGGAGCTCGTCTTCATCGGCACGGATATAGAGTCCTCGAGCCTTCGAGCGGATCTCGAGTCGGCACTCGCCACCGACAAGGAACTGGAACGAGCGACGGGACTCGAAAATCCCTTCCCGAACGATTCGGACGACGAGTACGTGCTTCGCGAGCCGTAG
- a CDS encoding transcriptional regulator: MREADETTRQRLADELRGEAATPSELAVALDLTPHAVVRHAEHVARSVDSTDEEFLVAPPTCRDCGFDGFDDLLNLPSRCPSCKSEAVDEPVLTVE, from the coding sequence ATGCGAGAAGCCGACGAAACGACGCGACAGCGGCTTGCAGACGAACTGCGAGGCGAGGCCGCGACTCCGAGCGAACTGGCGGTCGCCCTCGATCTGACGCCCCACGCGGTCGTTCGACACGCCGAACACGTCGCTCGATCCGTCGATAGCACCGACGAGGAGTTCCTCGTCGCGCCGCCGACGTGTCGAGACTGCGGGTTCGACGGCTTCGACGACCTGCTCAACCTCCCCTCGAGGTGTCCCTCCTGCAAGAGTGAGGCGGTCGACGAACCGGTACTGACCGTCGAGTGA
- a CDS encoding DUF7557 family protein yields the protein MPSVELEEETVQRLDDLRVDDESYDELITELMNIYETSELTLFHSGD from the coding sequence ATGCCCTCAGTCGAACTCGAGGAAGAGACGGTCCAGCGACTCGACGACCTCCGCGTCGACGACGAGTCCTACGACGAACTGATCACCGAACTCATGAACATCTACGAGACGAGCGAACTGACGCTGTTCCATTCGGGCGATTGA
- the rqcH gene encoding ribosome rescue protein RqcH, whose protein sequence is MDPKRELTSVDLAALVRELGAYEGAKVDKAYLYGDDLLRLKMRDFDRGRVELVCEVGETKRAHTVDPTRVPDAPGRPPQFAMMLRNRLSGADFAGVEQFEFDRILEFVFERDDGTTRIIVELFGQGNIAVTDGEYEVIDCLETVRLKSRTVVPGSRYEFPDSRTNPLTVSREAFDLEMEDSDTDVVRTLATQLNFGGLYAEEICTRAGVEKALDIDDATDDEYDAIYEAIERLALDVRNGNFDPRVYLDAEESAGGGDATEDEGDNGAGDQSANGVVDVTPFALEEHAALAGESYDSFLTALDDYFFRLELDDEEPDPTTQRPDFEEEIAKHERIIEQQEGAIEGFEQQAEAQRERAELLYANYDLVDDILSTVQTQREQDRPWEEIEERFEEGKERGIDAAEAVVDVDGSEGTITVDIDGERIDLVARDGLEQNADRLYTEAKEIAEKKEGALAAIEDTREDLADAKRRRDEWEADDGDEDSDEDDEGKDRDWLAEPSIPIRENEPWFDRFRWFHTSDDFLVIGGRNADQNEELVKKYIERGDKVLHTQAHGGPVTVLKATDPSEASSGDIEIPDSSIEEAAQFAVSYSSVWKDGRYAGDVYVVDFDQVTKTPESGEYLEKGGFAVRGDRTYHESTPVGVTVGIQCEPYTRVIGGPPAAIEQRAVTTIDIEPGRYAQADAAKRLYRRLRERFEDESFVRKIASPDKIQHFMPPGGSRIAEE, encoded by the coding sequence ATGGATCCGAAGCGGGAACTCACCAGCGTCGACCTCGCCGCTCTCGTGCGCGAACTGGGCGCCTACGAGGGTGCGAAAGTCGACAAGGCCTATCTCTACGGCGACGACCTCCTCCGACTGAAGATGCGGGATTTCGACCGCGGTCGCGTGGAACTCGTCTGCGAGGTCGGAGAGACGAAGCGCGCCCACACGGTCGATCCGACGCGGGTTCCGGACGCCCCCGGACGACCGCCGCAGTTCGCGATGATGCTCCGAAACCGGCTCTCCGGTGCCGACTTCGCGGGCGTCGAACAGTTCGAGTTCGACCGCATTCTCGAGTTCGTCTTCGAGCGCGATGACGGCACGACGCGGATCATCGTCGAACTGTTCGGCCAGGGCAATATCGCGGTGACCGACGGCGAGTACGAGGTGATCGACTGCCTCGAGACGGTCCGTCTCAAGTCCCGGACCGTCGTCCCCGGCTCGCGCTACGAGTTCCCCGACTCGCGGACGAACCCGCTTACGGTCTCCCGGGAGGCGTTCGACCTCGAGATGGAAGACTCAGACACGGACGTCGTCCGGACGCTCGCGACGCAGTTGAACTTCGGCGGCCTCTACGCCGAGGAAATCTGTACCCGCGCGGGCGTCGAGAAGGCACTCGATATCGACGACGCGACCGACGACGAGTACGACGCGATTTACGAGGCCATCGAGCGGCTCGCGCTCGACGTCCGGAACGGGAACTTCGATCCGCGAGTGTACCTCGACGCCGAAGAGAGCGCGGGGGGAGGCGACGCCACCGAAGACGAGGGCGACAACGGGGCGGGCGACCAGTCCGCAAACGGCGTCGTCGACGTCACCCCATTCGCGCTCGAGGAGCACGCGGCCCTCGCCGGCGAGTCCTACGACAGCTTTCTGACGGCGCTGGACGACTACTTCTTCCGACTCGAACTTGACGACGAAGAGCCGGACCCGACCACCCAGCGGCCGGACTTCGAGGAGGAGATCGCAAAGCACGAGCGGATCATCGAACAGCAGGAGGGGGCCATCGAGGGGTTCGAACAGCAGGCCGAGGCCCAGCGCGAGCGCGCGGAGTTGCTGTACGCAAACTACGACCTCGTCGACGACATCCTCTCGACGGTGCAGACGCAAAGAGAGCAAGACCGTCCGTGGGAGGAGATCGAGGAGCGATTCGAAGAGGGGAAAGAACGCGGCATCGACGCCGCCGAAGCGGTCGTCGACGTCGACGGCAGCGAGGGGACGATCACCGTCGATATCGACGGCGAACGGATCGACCTGGTGGCTCGAGACGGCCTCGAGCAGAACGCCGATCGACTCTACACGGAGGCCAAAGAGATCGCGGAGAAGAAAGAAGGAGCGCTCGCCGCCATCGAAGACACCCGCGAGGACCTGGCGGACGCGAAACGGCGGCGCGACGAGTGGGAGGCCGACGACGGCGACGAGGACAGCGACGAGGACGACGAGGGGAAGGACCGCGACTGGCTCGCGGAGCCGTCGATTCCGATCCGTGAGAACGAGCCGTGGTTCGATCGGTTCCGGTGGTTCCACACGAGCGACGACTTCCTCGTCATCGGCGGGCGCAACGCCGATCAGAACGAGGAACTGGTCAAGAAGTACATAGAGCGCGGCGACAAGGTGTTGCACACGCAAGCCCACGGCGGCCCCGTCACGGTACTCAAGGCGACCGATCCGAGCGAGGCCTCCTCGGGCGACATCGAGATCCCCGACTCGAGCATCGAAGAAGCCGCGCAGTTCGCGGTCTCCTATTCGTCGGTCTGGAAGGACGGTCGCTACGCTGGCGACGTTTACGTCGTCGACTTCGATCAGGTGACCAAGACCCCCGAGAGCGGCGAGTACCTCGAGAAGGGTGGCTTCGCCGTCCGGGGCGACCGGACCTATCACGAGAGCACGCCCGTTGGCGTCACGGTCGGGATCCAGTGTGAACCGTACACCCGCGTCATCGGCGGCCCGCCCGCAGCAATCGAACAGCGGGCGGTGACGACCATCGATATCGAACCCGGCAGGTACGCGCAAGCCGACGCGGCAAAGCGGCTCTACCGGCGGCTCCGAGAGCGGTTCGAGGACGAATCGTTCGTCCGAAAGATCGCCAGTCCGGACAAGATCCAACACTTCATGCCCCCCGGCGGGAGTCGGATCGCCGAGGAGTAG
- a CDS encoding Rieske (2Fe-2S) protein, whose protein sequence is MDATRRITALEAVPEESTFVFRVVETDGDANEVEEAILVRQAGELECWLNYCQHFTHIKLDKGTGAAMRNGEIICENHGAYFEADSGVCTFGPCEGAYLTALEVAVEDGDVYLTDEGYDLLGPGPIPTDEADRASTSNVEF, encoded by the coding sequence ATGGACGCGACACGCCGAATCACCGCACTCGAGGCGGTTCCCGAGGAATCGACGTTCGTGTTTCGCGTGGTCGAGACCGACGGCGACGCGAACGAGGTCGAGGAGGCGATTCTCGTTCGCCAGGCGGGCGAACTCGAGTGCTGGCTGAACTACTGCCAGCACTTCACGCACATCAAACTCGACAAGGGGACCGGCGCGGCGATGCGAAACGGCGAAATAATCTGCGAGAACCACGGCGCGTACTTCGAGGCCGATTCGGGCGTCTGCACGTTCGGTCCCTGCGAGGGCGCGTATCTCACGGCCCTCGAGGTGGCCGTCGAGGACGGCGACGTCTACCTCACCGACGAGGGGTACGACCTCCTCGGTCCCGGACCGATTCCGACCGACGAGGCCGACCGAGCGTCGACCTCGAACGTCGAGTTCTGA